Below is a window of Paraburkholderia kururiensis DNA.
GTGGGCAGCAGCACGCCTTCGTAGCCGAGCGTGTCCGCGGCCACCGCAATCTGCTGGAAGTACGGCAGATCCGCGGCGCGCGCGCCTTCCGAGGTACCCAGATAGCGCGTGTCGCCGTGGGTGGGAATGAACCAGAACACCTTCATGCGTTGCTCCTGCTTGTTCGAAATGAAGGGCACGAGGCAAGCAGGATCGGCAACAGCAAGGTCATCGCGACGGCTTCCCCGAAAAAAATGCGCAAGCGCCCGTAACACGGCCGCTTGCCGATGGCGGCCTTGCCGCCTGCATGGGAAAGCAGTCTATGGACGCGGTCTCTCCTTTTGAACGATTTTTTTGAGCTTAGGTTTTCCGCTTTCGTGATTAGCCTGATGCTCGGGCATACAGCGCGCGAATCGTTCAACGCGCGAGCAATGGTGTACCCGACACACAGGGCCGAAGCAGTGCGCCGATATAATGGCGCACATTCGGGTCCGCGCCTGTGGCGCCCAAGGCGCGCGCCCCTGCCGCCCCCATTTCAGGCAGTTCGCATGCAAAAATTCATTCTGCCGTTCGTAGCCGGCTTTCTGGCTTCATTGTTCTTTCACGATTCGACGCTCGCACTGTTGCACGCGGCGGGCCTGATCGACGCCTCGGGCTTTTCTACCGCGCCCTTCGTGCCGCTCGGATTGCCCCAGTTTCTCGCCAACGCCATCTGGAGCGCCGTGTGGGCCGTGCTGATGGCCTGGCTCGTGCGCGTGTCGCCCGCGCGCCCCGCGCCGTGGGTACCGGCATTCATGTTCGGCGGCATCGTGCTCACGGCCGCCAGCGTGTTCGTGGTCGACCCCATTCGCGGCATCTGGCCGAGCGGCAACATGCTGCCGCGCCTTGCCGTGGGTTTCGCGGCCAATGCGATGTGGGGCTGGGGCGCACTCGTGTTCATGCGCGCCTTCATGCGCGATGCGCACGGCGAGGAATAGCGTTTTCAGTCGGATAAGCGGGCCCGCGTCCGCACGTGGCTCGCGGGAGCAGTCAGCCCGCAGCTATCCCAGCAATTCCCGCAACGGATGCGTCTGCGGCGTCCACGGGCTTTCGAACATGCGCGCGACGTCTTCGGGCTTCACGTCCTCGATGCGCGCAATGCGCCATGCAGGGCGATTGTCCTTGTCGATGATTCGCGCGCGAATACCTTCCATCACGTCGCCGTGCGCGAACGTGGAGCGCGTGAGATCGAGATCGCGACGCAACGCGCAAGCCATCGAACCTTCCGAGCGCGTGACGACTTCGAGCGACACCGCCATCGAAAGCGGCGAGCGTTCACGCAGCACGGCCACCGTGCGCTCGGCCCATTCGGCCGCGGCGCAGTCCTGCTCCGCTTCGAGCGAGGCGAGGATCGCCGGCACGTCCGCATGCGAGAAGTGCCGATCGATCAGCGTGCGCGTGTCGGCCAGCATGGAAGTGTCGGGCGTCGGCGTGACCTTGTGTCGGGCCGCTTCGCGTTCCACGAGCGCCACCACGTCGGCGCCGCGCTCGAACGACTCGGTCTGCAACGCTTCCACCAGCGCGGGCAACGCCGCCTCGTCCACGTAGGTATCGGCAAGGCCTGCGTAGAGGGCGTCCGCCGCGCCGATCGTTTCGCCCGTCACCGCAAGATAGCGGCCGATCGCGCCCGGCGTGCGCGCAAGAAACCAGCCCACGCCGACATCGGGAAAGAGACCGATGCGCGTCTCGGGCATCGCCATGCGCGTCGAGGACGTCGCCACACGCAGCCCACCCGTGCGATGCGCGCCTTGCGAAATCCCCATCCCGCCGCCCATCACCACGCCGTTCATGAGCGCGATGTAAGGCTTCGGATACGTGAAGATGGCGTGATCAAGACGGTATTCCTCGGTAAAGAACGTATCGAGCGCGTCCTGGTCGCCGCGTCGGGCCGCCTCGTAGAGAAAGCGGATGTCGCCGCCCGCGCAGA
It encodes the following:
- a CDS encoding enoyl-CoA hydratase/isomerase family protein encodes the protein MNPTLSAGTAPSSQGDVVTRVANRVGFIELERPQALNALSTDMIRAMQAALERWREDPDVLAVVVRSAHARAFCAGGDIRFLYEAARRGDQDALDTFFTEEYRLDHAIFTYPKPYIALMNGVVMGGGMGISQGAHRTGGLRVATSSTRMAMPETRIGLFPDVGVGWFLARTPGAIGRYLAVTGETIGAADALYAGLADTYVDEAALPALVEALQTESFERGADVVALVEREAARHKVTPTPDTSMLADTRTLIDRHFSHADVPAILASLEAEQDCAAAEWAERTVAVLRERSPLSMAVSLEVVTRSEGSMACALRRDLDLTRSTFAHGDVMEGIRARIIDKDNRPAWRIARIEDVKPEDVARMFESPWTPQTHPLRELLG